In Brassica rapa cultivar Chiifu-401-42 chromosome A06, CAAS_Brap_v3.01, whole genome shotgun sequence, a single window of DNA contains:
- the LOC103874498 gene encoding LOW QUALITY PROTEIN: topless-related protein 3 (The sequence of the model RefSeq protein was modified relative to this genomic sequence to represent the inferred CDS: inserted 1 base in 1 codon; substituted 1 base at 1 genomic stop codon), whose translation MSSLSRELVFLILQFLDEEKFKESVHRLEKESGFFFNTKYFDEKVLAGEWDEVEKYLSGFTKLDDNRYSMKIFFEIRKQKYLEALDKQDKAKAVEILVQDLRVFSTFNEELYKEITQLLTLHNFRENEQLSKYGDTKTARTIMLGELKKLIEANPLFRDKLTFPTLRSSRLRTLINQSLNWQHQLCKNPRPNPDIKTLFTDHTCAVPNGPLAPSQLNQPITTLTKPTAFPSLGAHAPFPPGAAVAAAANAGALASWMAAAASGASTVQAAAVTPASIPMPQNQVSILKRPPATPGVVDYQNPEHELMKRLRPAPSVEEVTYPAPRQHAPPVSLEDLPLKAALALHQGSTVTSMEFHPMQNTLLLVGSATGEIALWELAAREKLVSRPFKIWDMANCSPPLQALIAKETPMSVIRVAWSPDGNFIGKFHIMLCGILIGLWSXVSVSFVAGVAYAKHLIHLYAFSGPNELRQHAEVDAHVGAVNDLAFANPNRQLCVVTCGDDQLIKVWDVSGRKHFTFEGHEAPVYSICPHHKENIQFIFSTAIDGKIKAWLYDNMGSRVDYDAPGKWCTTMLYSADGTRLFSCGTSKDGDVFLVEWNESEGSIKRTYLGFQKKLAGMVQFDTSKNHFLAVGEDAQIKFWDMDNINVLTSTDAEGGLPALPRLRFNREGNLLAVTTADNGFKILANQAGFRSLRAMEASAFERMRTPADSSLTKAAVPGAPVASVSCKVELGSPVRPSPMLNGVDPPKPRVDDLADNPRPWQLAEILDPAQCRQATLPDTGSSTKVVRLLYTNSGAGILALGFNGIQRLWKWVRNEQNPSGKATAAAVPQHWQPNSGLLMTNDVSGVNLEEANPCIALSKNDSYVMSAAGGKVSLFNMMTFKVMTTFMPPPPPSSFLAFHPQDNNIIAVGMEDSTIHIYNVRVDEVKSKLKGHLKRITGLAFSTTLSILVSSAADALICFWSIDTWEKRKSVVIPMPAGKVAVGDTRVQFHVDQIRILAVHETQLAILDASKMECIRQWIPQDSLSSHITSAVYACNSQLIYTTFRDGNIGVFDADTLGLRCRISPSAYLPQVNQGLSPLVVAAHPQEPNQFAVGLNDGSVKVIEPTEAEGKWGMVPPSEAINTSPSTTSNQTPXQL comes from the exons ATGTCGTCGTTGAGCAGAGAGCTGGTGTTCCTTATACTCCAGTTTCTCGATGAAGAGAAATTCAAAGAGTCTGTGCACAG GCTGGAGAAAGAATCTGGATTCTTCTTCAATACCAAGTACTTTGACGAGAAAGTGCTTGCGGGAGAGTGGGATGAGGTCGAGAAGTACTTGTCTGGGTTCACCAAGCTTGATGATAACAGATACTCCATGAAGATTTTCTTTGAGATTAGGAAGCAGAAGTATCTCGAGGCTCTTGATAA GCAAGATAAGGCAAAAGCAGTTGAGATATTGGTGCAGGACTTGAGAGTCTTCTCCACTTTCAACGAGGAGCTATACAAAGAGATTACTCAACTTTTGACTTTGCACAACTTCAG GGAAAATGAGCAGCTTTCCAAATATGGAGACACTAAAACTGCTCGGACCATAATGTTAGGCGAACTGAAAAAACTAATTGAAGCAAATCCTCTTTTCCGTGACAAGTTGACGTTCCCCACTTTGAGATCTTCGAGACTGCGGACTCTGATTAATCAAAG CCTTAATTGGCAGCACCAGTTGTGCAAGAATCCTAGGCCCAACCCAGATATTAAAACTCTATTCACAGACCACACATGCGCAGTTCCGAACGGTCCTCTGGCGCCTTCACAGCTCAATCAGCCAATTACAACTTTGACAAAGCCAACAGCTTTTCCGTCCCTTGGAGCTCATGCT CCCTTTCCTCCTGGTGCTGCTGTTGCTGCCGCTGCTAATGCTGGCGCTTTAGCTAGTTGGATGGCTGCTGCTGCCTCTGGTGCTTCTACTGTCCAAGCTGCTGCTGTTACTCCTGCGTCTATTCCTATGCCTCAGAATCAAG TGTCAATCTTGAAGCGACCACCAGCAACTCCAGGTGTAGTTGATTATCAGAATCCGGAACATGAACTAATGAAGCGTCTCCGCCCTGCCCCATCTGTAGAAGAG GTGACATATCCTGCACCTAGGCAGCATGCTCCTCCAGTGTCGCTGGAAGACTTGCCGTTAAAGGCGGCTCTAGCGTTGCATCAAGGGTCCACTGTGACAAGCATGGAGTTTCACCCTATGCAAAATACGCTACTTCTTG TCGGATCTGCCACCGGAGAAATCGCGTTATGGGAACTAGCTGCTAGAGAGAAGCTGGTTTCAAGGCCATTCAAAATATGGGATATGGCTAATTGCTCACCTCCGTTGCAG GCTTTGATAGCTAAAGAAACACCAATGTCTGTCATCCGCGTTGCATGGAGTCCAGATGGAAATTTCATTGGTAAGTTCCATATCATGCTTTGTGGGATTTTAATTGGTCTCTGGT CAGTCTCAGTCTCTTTTGTTGCAGGGGTTGCATATGCGAAGCATCTTATTCACTTGTATGCTTTCTCTGGACCTAACGAGCTTCGCCAGCATGCTGAG GTTGATGCCCATGTGGGTGCTGTGAACGACTTGGCTTTCGCTAATCCAAACAGGCAGTTGTGTGTAGTTACTTGCGGAGATGATCAGCTAATCAAG GTATGGGACGTTTCAGGTCGGAAGCATTTTACCTTTGAAGGTCACGAAGCTCCTGTTTATTCCATTTGCCCTCATCACAAAGAGAACATTCAG TTCATATTTTCGACGGCCATAGATGGGAAAATAAAGGCGTGGCTTTATGATAATATGGGTTCCAGAGTTGACTATGATGCTCCCGGTAAATGGTGTACTACAATGCTTTATAGCGCTGATGGTACCAG ATTGTTCTCTTGTGGAACGAGCAAAGATGGAGATGTTTTCCTAGTTGAGTGGAACGAAAGCGAAGGATCAATTAAAAGGACCTATCTTGGGTTTCAGAAAAAGTTGGCAGGTATGGTTCAGTTTGATACCTCAAAGAACCACTTTCTTGCTGTTGGCGAAGATGCGCAAATCAAGTTCTGGGATATGGACAACATCAATGTCCTGACTAGCACTGATGCTGAGGGTGGACTTCCG GCTCTTCCTCGTTTGAGATTTAACAGGGAAGGAAACCTTCTAGCCGTTACGACGGCAGACAACGGATTTAAGATCCTAGCAAACCAAGCCGGTTTCCGATCTCTGAGAGCCATGGAAGCCTCAGCTTTTGAAAGGATGAGGACTCCAGCCGATTCTTCTTTAACTAAAGCTGCT GTTCCCGGTGCTCCTGTTGCATCTGTCAGCTGTAAAGTTGAACTAGGCTCTCCTGTTAGACCCTCACCAATGCTG AATGGAGTTGATCCCCCAAAGCCAAGAGTAGATGACTTAGCAGACAATCCAAGACCTTGGCAGTTAGCTGAAATCTTGGACCCTGCCCAGTGTCGCCAGGCCACTTTACCTGATACCGGTTCTTCCACAAAG GTCGTTCGGCTGCTGTATACGAACTCCGGCGCTGGAATCTTGGCACTTGGTTTTAACGGTATTCAGAGGCTCTGGAAGTGGGTTCGCAATGAGCAAAACCCTAGTGGAAAG GCAACTGCTGCTGCTGTTCCTCAGCATTGGCAACCAAACAGTGGTCTTCTCATGACCAACGATGTCTCTGGTGTAAACCTTGAAGAGGCCAACCCATGCATCGCTCTCTCTAAGAACGACTCGTATGTCATGTCGGCTGCTGGAGGAAAAGTCTCCTTGTTCAACATGATGACTtttaag GTGATGACAACATTCATGCCACCTCCACCGCCATCATCATTTTTGGCGTTCCATCCTCAGGACAACAACATCATTGCCGTTGGAATGGAGGACTCCACCATTCACATCTATAATGTCCGAGTGGATGAG GTCAAGTCAAAGCTAAAGGGTCACCTGAAACGCATCACTGGCTTGGCATTTTCTACAACCCTCAGTATCTTGGTTTCATCTGCTGCTGATGCACTG ATATGCTTTTGGAGCATTGACACATGGGAGAAGAGAAAATCCGTTGTAATACCAATGCCAGCAGGAAAAGTCGCCGTTGGAGACACGCGTGTTCAGTTTCATGTGGATCAGATCCGTATCCTTGCAGTCCACGAGACACAGCTAGCGATATTAGATGCCTCCAAGATGGAATGTATCCGACAG TGGATTCCTCAAGACTCGTTGTCTTCTCATATAACTTCAGCAGTGTATGCATGTAACAGCCAGTTGATCTACACCACTTTCCGTGATGGTAACATTGGAGTGTTCGACGCAGACACACTTGGATTAAGATGCCGTATCTCTCCATCCGCCTACTTGCCTCAAGT GAACCAAGGTTTGTCTCCTTTAGTTGTGGCCGCTCACCCGCAAGAGCCAAACCAGTTTGCGGTCGGTTTGAATGACGGGTCAGTTAAGGTGATAGAACCGACCGAGGCTGAAGGCAAGTGGGGGATGGTTCCACCCTCTGAAGCCATCAACACTTCACCATCCACTACAAGCAACCAAACTCCATAACAGTTATAA